In one Liolophura sinensis isolate JHLJ2023 chromosome 11, CUHK_Ljap_v2, whole genome shotgun sequence genomic region, the following are encoded:
- the LOC135477878 gene encoding transmembrane protein 98-like, protein METMDTVVAVAIGILATIFVASLVALVFVCRQKYCQKFDLISAANQREVRPDVQLINSMETGNSEQTADVELSDVQVTNPNLEEILKDERWVDDATGLVPHCIAILKTCHQLTERLVGMTMENSQQIRTQETLTDIISISKRVSPRVDEVVKCMYPPLDARLLEARCSALVLLVSHLVLITKHACHLSGGLDWIDQSLADVEDHLVVLREASVNEARALASTAAASGEGDLPNICNGGVNSPTNNNNNNSNLPQQRIESSSQV, encoded by the exons atggaaaccatggatactGTAGTAGCAGTTGCAATAGGCATTCTAGCTACGATCTTCGTAGCTTCGCTGGTGGCCCTGGTGTTTGTGTGCCGACAGAAGTACTGTCAGAAATTTGACCTCATCTCAGCAGCCAATCAGAGAGAAGTGAG GCCCGATGTTCAGTTAATCAACTCTATGGAAACGGGCAACTCCGAGCAGACGGCAGACGTGGAATTATCCGATGTCCAGGTAACCAATCCAAACCTGGAGGAGATACTCAAAGACGAGCGATGGGTGGATGATGCGAC TGGTTTGGTACCTCACTGTATTGCTATCCTGAAGACCTGTCATCAACTGACGGAGCGTCTGGTTGGCATGACAATGGAGAACTCCCAGCAGATTCGCACCCAGGAAACACTGACAGACATCATCAGTATCTCCAAGCGGGTCAGTCCGCGGGTTGATGAGGTGGTCAAGTGCATGTATCCTCCTCTGGATGCTAGACTTCTGGAGGCTAG gtgtTCAGCTCTGGTTCTTTTGGTCAGTCACTTGGTGTTAATCACCAAACATGCCTGCCACCTGTCTGGTGGCCTGGACTGGATAGACCAATCACTGGCTGATGTGGAGGATCACCTGGTG GTATTACGGGAAGCCAGCGTAAATGAAGCTCGTGCACTGGCAAGCACAGCTGCTGCATCAGGAGAAGGGGATTTGCCTAACATCTGCAACGGAGGCGTGAATTCACCcaccaataacaacaacaataattccAATTTGCCGCAGCAACGGATCGAGTCTTCATCACAGGTGTAG